The following are from one region of the Nicotiana tomentosiformis chromosome 7, ASM39032v3, whole genome shotgun sequence genome:
- the LOC104103330 gene encoding uncharacterized protein isoform X3, producing MVSQCIMLDLEKSSSKRVTGTPIKKLLAEEMAKEEVESKRRPPSIVARLMGFEGMPSPQHIGRQQRRLSDNCQHRNEQVDPRRRRQLFNEQSSKRSSMEHQEFKDVYEDLEASHVANRRHSSRWTETGRFATPDMALIQQKFMDAKRLSTDERFQNSKEFHDTLEALESNKELLIKYLQGPDPLFVKHLQDLQVDTASSMCSHIAVLKPSNSVKYEGSVKSCKSGRGGSRKQDINLQKERIDGLLLQSQHRHSGQNSQKSSPILSEGKEENILPTKIVVLKPNVGITQSDITSVPYQPDVRKHAQHPRASPRGAGLEEEKSSSKNMGISRPKSKEARDIAKEITRRMRDSFGPSDGGDGYFRSSGFKGYAGDESSCDVYESDSTGESDITTLSGRKSFGRGNLKKSSSQGSSETSVGREAKKRLSERWKMTQYYQDIEMAGKSSTLGEMLSLPDGGTKPDHCDTMVHVEESTSELGGRKGTAEWDFPLGISSRDGWKDVCINDSSGYRSTSPPFGSKKHRTRGRREVFSNKQSSIPKDPVNREQCVNHRRSRSLDGMLNLRDEFLSKDSRSSKKKLHSCHLGSDSSSKGKLSQRIDMNLEKNQSEKLPVALQVPAADDMRYTDASDDAETEGITLSSEYSIEMLQKLPAECCSASPLNQEVSVPQAVLPEPPPAAASVLLEYPAPEPESSVSSKEADHPSPLSVLEVPFTEDVSSGSECFERVSAELNELRMQLKLLRMESEAYADVVVSDEEVEGPSAEAFEDKCSLRSQSWQTSYTLDVLTNSGLRASDPDTFVTSCHSLESPLDPWIFDNLEKKYTDETSGPRYERQILFDRINLGLLEILRTYVDPCPWVKPIEGINWKWQKYGMMNMLQQLLRSHESIANADTPANIVEEMHWLELKDDIDLIGKEIEKLLIEDLIVEVVTM from the exons ATGGTCAGCCAATGT ATTATGCTTGATTTAGAGAAGAGCTCTTCCAAACGAGTTACTGGGACACCAATTAAAAAGTTGCTTGCAGAAGAGATGGCAAAAGAAGAAGTCGAATCAAAGAGAAGGCCACCCAGCATTGTTGCCAGATTGATGGGTTTTGAAGGGATGCCATCTCCGCAGCATATTGGCAGACAACAAAGAAGGTTATCAGACAACTGCCAACATAGAAATGAACAGGTAGATCCCAGGAGGAGGAGGCAGCTATTCAATGAACAATCTAGTAAAAGAAGTTCCATGGAGCATCAAGAATTCAAGGATGTGTATGAGGATTTGGAAGCATCGCATGTTGCCAATCGTCGTCATTCATCAAGATGGACTGAAACCGGTAGATTTGCTACTCCTGATATGGCACTTATACAGCAGAAATTTATGGATGCAAAACGTCTTTCGACTGATGAAAGGTTTCAGAACTCAAAAGAATTTCATGACACTCTTGAGGCGCTTGAATCAAATAAGGAATTATTGATAAAGTATCTTCAGGGACCAGATCCCTTGTTTGTGAAGCACCTGCAGGATCTGCAAGTTGACACTGCTAGTTCTATGTGCAGTCACATAGCAGTATTAAAGCCGTCAAATTCTGTGAAATATGAAGGCAGTGTCAAATCCTGCAAATCTGGTAGAGGCGGTTCACGTAAACAAGACATCAACTTGCAGAAAGAGCGCATTGATGGTCTCTTACTCCAGTCACAGCATCGTCATAGTGGACAGAATTCCCAAAAGTCATCACCGATTCTTTCTGAAGGAAAGGAGGAAAATATTCTTCCAACAAAAATTGTTGTTCTAAAGCCGAACGTTGGGATAACACAAAGTGATATTACTTCTGTTCCATATCAGCCTGACGTGAGGAAGCATGCACAACATCCTCGTGCTTCACCTCGGGGAGCAGGACTAGAGGAAGAGAAAAGTTCATCTAAGAATATGGGGATATCAAGGCCCAAGTCAAAAGAAGCAAGGGATATTGCAAAGGAAATTACGAGGCGGATGCGGGACTCTTTTGGGCCTTCTGATGGTGGGGATGGATACTTTAGAAGTTCTGGTTTTAAAGGATATGCTGGAGATGAAAGTTCTTGTGATGTGTATGAAAGTGATTCGACCGGTGAGTCAGACATTACAACTTTGTCTGGTAGGAAGTCATTTGGCAGGGGTAATCTGAAAAAATCTTCATCTCAAGGTTCTTCCGAAACATCAGTGGGCAGGGAGGCAAAAAAGAGGTTGTCTGAGAGGTGGAAGATGACTCAATATTATCAAGACATTGAAATGGCTGGTAAGAGTAGTACACTTGGTGAAATGCTTTCTTTACCTGATGGGGGAACCAAACCCGATCATTGTGATACCATGGTGCATGTTGAAGAATCCACCAGCGAACTTGGTGGCAGGAAAGGAACTGCTGAATGGGATTTCCCTTTGGGTATTAGTAGTAGAGATGGTTGGAAGGATGTGTGTATTAATGATTCATCAGGATACAGGTCAACTTCTCCGCCTTTTGGCAGCAAAAAGCATAGAACCAGAGGACGACGGGAAGTTTTTTCTAATAAGCAATCCTCAATTCCCAAAGATCCCGTAAATAGGGAACAGTGTGTAAATCACCGCAGAAGTAGGTCCTTGGATGGTATGCTGAATTTGAGAGATGAATTCTTATCCAAAGACTCTAGATCTAGCAAGAAGAAACTTCATTCCTGTCATCTTGGTAGTGACTCCTCATCAAAAGGCAAGCTAAGCCAGAGAATTGATATGAACCTAGAAAAGAATCAATCTGAGAAGCTGCCTGTAGCTTTGCAGGTGCCTGCTGCAGATGACATGCGTTATACTGATGCTTCGGATGATGCTGAAACCGAGGGTATAACCCTGTCATCAGAATATTCTATTGAGATGCTTCAAAAGCTACCTGCAGAATGTTGCAGTGCTTCTCCTCTTAATCAAGAGGTTTCAGTTCCACAG GCAGTACTTCCGGAACCACCACCTGCAGCAGCTTCTGTTCTTTTGGAGTATCCTGCACCTGAACCTGAGTCATCAGTGAGCTCCAAGGAGGCTGATCATCCTAGTCCACTTTCAGTTCTGGAGGTTCCTTTTACCGAAGATGTGTCTTCTGGTTCAGAATGCTTTGAGAGAGTTAGTGCTGAACTTAATG AGCTCCGGATGCAACTGAAGCTCCTCAGAATGGAGTCAGAGGCTTATGCTGATGTAGTAGTAAGTGATGAAGAGGTTGAAGGACCATCAGCTGAGGCCTTTGAAGACAAGTGTAGTTTAAGGTCCCAAAGCTGGCAAACTTCTTACACATTAGATGTGCTCACAAACTCTGGCTTGAGGGCATCCGACCCCGACACATTCGTAACATCTTGCCACTCTCTGGAGTCTCCTTTGGATCCCTGGATTTTTGACAACCTTGAGAAGAAGTACACTGATGAAACATCTGGACCGAGATATGAAAGGCAGATATTGTTTGACCGTATAAACTTGGGTCTGTTGGAGATTCTCAGGACGTATGTTGATCCTTGCCCGTGGGTGAAGCCAATAGAGGGTATTAACTGGAAGTGGCAGAAATATGGGATGATGAATATGCTGCAGCAACTGCTGAGAAGCCATGAAAGTATTGCAAATGCAGACACGCCCGCTAATATTGTCGAGGAGATGCATTGGCTAGAACTCAAGGACGACATTGATCTGATAGGCAAGGAAATTGAGAAATTGTTGATAGAAGACCTCATAGTAGAAGTTGTAACTATGTAG